Proteins from a single region of Bombus vancouverensis nearcticus chromosome 5, iyBomVanc1_principal, whole genome shotgun sequence:
- the Pop1 gene encoding POP1 ribonuclease P/MRP subunit isoform X2, translating to MRRRVMSHNAKRLPRRLQEAHLNQMTKSGLPPKIKRQSRRYRRRSRNLLAEYKRRQRNKIWLETHIWHAKRFHMIDKWGYRIASYANDKCFKANYRAMTKHCLMQDISYYTCIEISGLEKILKETLKSHCNPLELTFAAQIFIAGTREGTVMFFKKNGYPQFPIGHVHFLWRPSQSDLRTIWIWVHPSFLDDFLTEIISSFEFRLSDEHSTSTSDQNTESCLYINEKNCKMSIHKNTFNRFRFYGPLTTSVLTNALQLPKFDKILNLKLDAVQVDHNQMDYEEDENSDKLWHNKYYDNQENIESLKTQEELWQMLKTLQSPSQLPPNIVFGFTVLDPRFHLPDKRTRPQRETQTTEMMSVPPTNANSSPLWEQKIREKVSKTCATTSAINKLRSQCLVPGLDNDKYFNENIMAKIPVLLIQKPSIGKTGLGSGVDVILPSNWGMPFWLACIFRCVRVGALRESKSIPFECENMQSPDINDPDTPAYTREALSTKLELKEKYFRYPPNRRVNFVKLGISSPFFCEWKILMREWTNTDDFFVLRNRKLLNFLQNSLVQENNTRRYNTPNNHVSSLTLQNAFEDRNCLIRVKVDIIKKGCPKRFAIICMPTNEDIKKFKNNRSWSGPVEKLNVDPNESIRKKSRKNHLALLKRLKKQRIHHKKTLTNKLSKVLNKDFQSFSYENKLKNLLEISREAICKQTQKMSQLYLPDCVKVRNSCDREIMGYITMGDFCFTKAKGVGLGYVTLNSLIELINKKHPFVLVRNIQTRQYRIARLHVVI from the exons ATGCGTAGGCGTGTCATGTCTCATAATGCTAAGCGTTTACCCCGCCGACTACAGGAGGCACATTTAAATCAAATGACTAAATCCGGATTGCCGCCAAAAATTAAAAGACAGTCGCGTAGATATCGCAGACGATCTCGTAATTTACTCGCTGAATATAAACGAAGACAACGAAATAAAATTTGGTTGGAAACTCATATTTGGCATGCAAAACGTTTTCATATGATAGACAAATGGGGCTACAGAATCGCAAGTTACGCGAATGATAAATGTTTCAAGGCTAATTATCGTGCGATGACAAAACACTGCTTGATGCAAGATATTTCATATTATACATGTATCGAAATTAGTGGCCTTGAAAAAATTTTGAAAGAAACTTTAAAGAGCCATTGTAATCCACTCGAATTAACATTTGCTGCACAAATTTTTATAGCAGGCACACGAGAAGGAACTGTAATGTTTTTTAAAAAGAATGGCTATCCTCAATTTCCAATTGGTCATGTACATTTTTTATGGAGACCAAGTCAATCTGATCTAAGAACCATATGGATTTGGGTACATCCATCTTTCCTCGATGATTTCCTCACGGAAATTATATCTAGTTTTGAATTTCGCTTGAGCGACGAACATTCTACTTCTACGAGTGATCAAAATACGGAATCTTGTTTATACATTAATGAAAAGAATTGTAAAATgagtattcataaaaatacttTTAATCGATTTCGTTTTTACGGACCATTGACAACTAGTGTTTTAACAAATGCCCTACAGTTGccaaaattcgataaaatacttAATTTGAAATTGGATGCCGTGCAAGTAGATCATAATCAAATGGATTACGAGGAAGATGAAAATTCTGATAAATTGTGGCATAATAAGTATTATGATAATCAGGAAAATATTGAGTCTTTGAAAACACAAGAAGAATTATGGCAAATGTTAAAAACGTTACAATCACCTAGTCAGTTGCCACCAAATATTGTTTTTGGCTTTACTGTCTTGGATCCAAGATTCCATTTACCAGATAAAAGAACTAGACCTCAAAGAGAAACACAGACAACTGAAATGATGTCAGTACCTCCTACAAATGCAAACTCTAGTCCACTTTGGGAACagaaaataagagagaaagTCAGTAAGACATGTGCAACAACAAGTGCAATTAATAAACTAAGAAGTCAATGCTTAGTACCTGGTCTAGATaatgacaaatattttaatgaaaatatcatGGCAAAGATACCAGTATTGTTGATTCAAAAACCTAGTATCGGTAAAAcag GATTAGGTTCTGGAGTAGATGTTATTCTTCCATCTAACTGGGGAATGCCATTCTGGCTTGCTTGTATATTTCGTTGCGTAAGAGTTGGTGCACTCAGAGAATCAAAATCTATACCATTTGAATGTGAGAATATGCAATCCCCAGATATTAATGATCCAGATACACCTGCATATACAAGAGAAGCATTAAGTACCAAATTGGAGCTAAAAGAAAAGTATTTTCGTTATCCACCAAATAGGCGCGTGAACTTTGTTAAACTCGGAATTTCTAGTCCTTTTTTCTGTGAATGGAAGATCTTAATGAGAGAATGGACAAATACAGACGATTTTTTTGTATTAAGAAatcgtaaattattaaatttcttgCAAAACAGCTTAGTTCAAGAAAATAATACAAGAAGATATAATACACCAAATAATCATGTATCAAGTCTTACTCTGCAAAATGCATTTGAAGACAGAAATTGTTTAATTCGCGTTAAAGtagatattataaaaaaagGATGTCCTAAAAGATTTGCAATAATATGTATGCCAACTAATGAAGACATAAAAAAGTTTAAGAACAATAGAAGTTGGTCAGGTCCTGTGGAAAAATTAAATGTTGATCCAAATGAAAGTATTCGTAAAAAATCGCGAAAGAATCATTTAGCTCTTTTAAAACGGCTAAAGAAACAAAGAATACATCATAAAAAGACATTAACTAATAAATTAAGTAAAGTGTTAAATAAAGATTTTCAAAGTTTTagttatgaaaataaattaaagaatttattagaaataagtcGTGAAGCCATATGCAAGCAAACTCAAAAAATGTCGCAGTTGTATCTTCCAGATTGTGTTAAAGTGCGAAATTCTTGTGATAG
- the Pka-R2 gene encoding cAMP-dependent protein kinase type II regulatory subunit isoform X1, translating to MSCQRNAGKITVPDELRDVLLEFTISYLLEQPVDIIDYAVGFFTQLRESRQTQLIEAPAQTASSTPDESVEEEPPIGRFQNRRKSVFAEAYNPEDDEEDDGIKMVHPKSDEQRQRLGDSVKHILLFRALDEEQMADVLDAMFEKSVQPGEFIIRQGDDGDNFYVIERGKFEVYVKDQQSGVESMIHTYDNRGAFGELALLYNMPRAASIKAITPGTLWAMDRQTFRRILLKSAYKKRKMYEDLINKVPMLKHLEPYERMNLADALVPKQYSDGEQIIKQGDTADGMYFVEDGVVRITIIGDHGREIEINRVPAGGYLGELALVTHKPRAASAYAVGDVKLAFLDVEAFERLLGPCMELMKRNIDDYEDQLVKIFGSKANISDIR from the exons ATGAGTTGTCAACGTAACGCTGGCAAGATTACAGTGCCGGACGAGTTGCGGGACGTCCTATTAGAGTTTACGATCAGCTATCTTTTGGAGCAACCAGTGGATATTATCGACTATGCCGTAGGTTTTTTCACGCAACTTCGGGAAAGTCGTCAAACTCAGTTGATTGAAGCCCCTGCGCAGACCGCCTCTTCTACGCCGGACGAGTCTGTCGAGGAAG AACCACCAATCGGAAGGTTCCAGAATAGGAGGAAGAGTGTCTTCGCGGAAGCCTACAACCCTGAAGATGACGAGGAAGACGATGGAATTAAG ATGGTGCATCCGAAGAGCGACGAGCAGCGGCAGAGGCTCGGTGACAGCGTGAAACATATTCTCCTGTTTCGGGCTCTAGACGAG GAACAAATGGCTGACGTATTGGACGCGATGTTTGAGAAGAGCGTACAGCCTGGAGAATTTATTATCCGACAAGGTGACGATGGTGACAACTTCTACGTCATCGAGAG AGGAAAGTTCGAAGTGTACGTGAAAGATCAGCAGTCTGGGGTGGAATCCATGATACATACGTACGACAATCGTGGTGCTTTTGGTGAGCTTGCGCTCCTTTACAATATGCCGAGGGCGGCCAGTATCAAGGCCATCACGCCTGGTACACTATGGGCCATGGATAGACAAACTTTCCGGCGTATTTTATTGAAATCCGCCTACAAAAAGCGCAAGATGTACGAAGACCTTATCAACAAGGTCCCGATGCTTAAACATCTCGAG CCATATGAGCGTATGAACCTGGCGGATGCTCTAGTACCAAAACAGTATTCAGATGGCGAACAGATCATCAAACAGGGCGACACAGCTGATGGAATGTATTTTGTCGAGGACGGCGTCGTCAGGATCACCATAATAGGAGATCACGGCCGCGAAATCGAG ATTAATAGAGTTCCcgctggtgggtacttaggcgAGTTGGCGCTGGTAACACATAAACCTCGCGCTGCTTCGGCCTACGCTGTGGGCGACGTAAAGCTGGCCT TTTTGGACGTTGAAGCTTTCGAACGCTTACTTGGGCCTTGCATGGAACTTATGAAGCGTAATATCGACGATTACGAAGATCAACTAGTCAAAATCTTTGGCAGCAAAGCTAACATTTCCGATATCCGATGA
- the Pop1 gene encoding POP1 ribonuclease P/MRP subunit isoform X1 gives MAGIEQFDEFLGGSQRLPHEVHIMKLVSARASEIAAMTYSIENPQQTKLVFQKLPVYMRRRVMSHNAKRLPRRLQEAHLNQMTKSGLPPKIKRQSRRYRRRSRNLLAEYKRRQRNKIWLETHIWHAKRFHMIDKWGYRIASYANDKCFKANYRAMTKHCLMQDISYYTCIEISGLEKILKETLKSHCNPLELTFAAQIFIAGTREGTVMFFKKNGYPQFPIGHVHFLWRPSQSDLRTIWIWVHPSFLDDFLTEIISSFEFRLSDEHSTSTSDQNTESCLYINEKNCKMSIHKNTFNRFRFYGPLTTSVLTNALQLPKFDKILNLKLDAVQVDHNQMDYEEDENSDKLWHNKYYDNQENIESLKTQEELWQMLKTLQSPSQLPPNIVFGFTVLDPRFHLPDKRTRPQRETQTTEMMSVPPTNANSSPLWEQKIREKVSKTCATTSAINKLRSQCLVPGLDNDKYFNENIMAKIPVLLIQKPSIGKTGLGSGVDVILPSNWGMPFWLACIFRCVRVGALRESKSIPFECENMQSPDINDPDTPAYTREALSTKLELKEKYFRYPPNRRVNFVKLGISSPFFCEWKILMREWTNTDDFFVLRNRKLLNFLQNSLVQENNTRRYNTPNNHVSSLTLQNAFEDRNCLIRVKVDIIKKGCPKRFAIICMPTNEDIKKFKNNRSWSGPVEKLNVDPNESIRKKSRKNHLALLKRLKKQRIHHKKTLTNKLSKVLNKDFQSFSYENKLKNLLEISREAICKQTQKMSQLYLPDCVKVRNSCDREIMGYITMGDFCFTKAKGVGLGYVTLNSLIELINKKHPFVLVRNIQTRQYRIARLHVVI, from the exons ATGGCTGGAATAGAACAATTCGATGAATTCTTAGGTGGATCGCAACGATTGCCACATGAAGTTCACATTATGAAACTTGTTTCTGCGAGAGCTAGCGAAATTGCTGCAATGACATATTCCATAG AAAATCCTCAACAAACGAAACTTGTATTTCAGAAATTGCCAGTATATATGCGTAGGCGTGTCATGTCTCATAATGCTAAGCGTTTACCCCGCCGACTACAGGAGGCACATTTAAATCAAATGACTAAATCCGGATTGCCGCCAAAAATTAAAAGACAGTCGCGTAGATATCGCAGACGATCTCGTAATTTACTCGCTGAATATAAACGAAGACAACGAAATAAAATTTGGTTGGAAACTCATATTTGGCATGCAAAACGTTTTCATATGATAGACAAATGGGGCTACAGAATCGCAAGTTACGCGAATGATAAATGTTTCAAGGCTAATTATCGTGCGATGACAAAACACTGCTTGATGCAAGATATTTCATATTATACATGTATCGAAATTAGTGGCCTTGAAAAAATTTTGAAAGAAACTTTAAAGAGCCATTGTAATCCACTCGAATTAACATTTGCTGCACAAATTTTTATAGCAGGCACACGAGAAGGAACTGTAATGTTTTTTAAAAAGAATGGCTATCCTCAATTTCCAATTGGTCATGTACATTTTTTATGGAGACCAAGTCAATCTGATCTAAGAACCATATGGATTTGGGTACATCCATCTTTCCTCGATGATTTCCTCACGGAAATTATATCTAGTTTTGAATTTCGCTTGAGCGACGAACATTCTACTTCTACGAGTGATCAAAATACGGAATCTTGTTTATACATTAATGAAAAGAATTGTAAAATgagtattcataaaaatacttTTAATCGATTTCGTTTTTACGGACCATTGACAACTAGTGTTTTAACAAATGCCCTACAGTTGccaaaattcgataaaatacttAATTTGAAATTGGATGCCGTGCAAGTAGATCATAATCAAATGGATTACGAGGAAGATGAAAATTCTGATAAATTGTGGCATAATAAGTATTATGATAATCAGGAAAATATTGAGTCTTTGAAAACACAAGAAGAATTATGGCAAATGTTAAAAACGTTACAATCACCTAGTCAGTTGCCACCAAATATTGTTTTTGGCTTTACTGTCTTGGATCCAAGATTCCATTTACCAGATAAAAGAACTAGACCTCAAAGAGAAACACAGACAACTGAAATGATGTCAGTACCTCCTACAAATGCAAACTCTAGTCCACTTTGGGAACagaaaataagagagaaagTCAGTAAGACATGTGCAACAACAAGTGCAATTAATAAACTAAGAAGTCAATGCTTAGTACCTGGTCTAGATaatgacaaatattttaatgaaaatatcatGGCAAAGATACCAGTATTGTTGATTCAAAAACCTAGTATCGGTAAAAcag GATTAGGTTCTGGAGTAGATGTTATTCTTCCATCTAACTGGGGAATGCCATTCTGGCTTGCTTGTATATTTCGTTGCGTAAGAGTTGGTGCACTCAGAGAATCAAAATCTATACCATTTGAATGTGAGAATATGCAATCCCCAGATATTAATGATCCAGATACACCTGCATATACAAGAGAAGCATTAAGTACCAAATTGGAGCTAAAAGAAAAGTATTTTCGTTATCCACCAAATAGGCGCGTGAACTTTGTTAAACTCGGAATTTCTAGTCCTTTTTTCTGTGAATGGAAGATCTTAATGAGAGAATGGACAAATACAGACGATTTTTTTGTATTAAGAAatcgtaaattattaaatttcttgCAAAACAGCTTAGTTCAAGAAAATAATACAAGAAGATATAATACACCAAATAATCATGTATCAAGTCTTACTCTGCAAAATGCATTTGAAGACAGAAATTGTTTAATTCGCGTTAAAGtagatattataaaaaaagGATGTCCTAAAAGATTTGCAATAATATGTATGCCAACTAATGAAGACATAAAAAAGTTTAAGAACAATAGAAGTTGGTCAGGTCCTGTGGAAAAATTAAATGTTGATCCAAATGAAAGTATTCGTAAAAAATCGCGAAAGAATCATTTAGCTCTTTTAAAACGGCTAAAGAAACAAAGAATACATCATAAAAAGACATTAACTAATAAATTAAGTAAAGTGTTAAATAAAGATTTTCAAAGTTTTagttatgaaaataaattaaagaatttattagaaataagtcGTGAAGCCATATGCAAGCAAACTCAAAAAATGTCGCAGTTGTATCTTCCAGATTGTGTTAAAGTGCGAAATTCTTGTGATAG
- the Pka-R2 gene encoding cAMP-dependent protein kinase type II regulatory subunit isoform X2, whose amino-acid sequence MCTSMETEPPIGRFQNRRKSVFAEAYNPEDDEEDDGIKMVHPKSDEQRQRLGDSVKHILLFRALDEEQMADVLDAMFEKSVQPGEFIIRQGDDGDNFYVIERGKFEVYVKDQQSGVESMIHTYDNRGAFGELALLYNMPRAASIKAITPGTLWAMDRQTFRRILLKSAYKKRKMYEDLINKVPMLKHLEPYERMNLADALVPKQYSDGEQIIKQGDTADGMYFVEDGVVRITIIGDHGREIEINRVPAGGYLGELALVTHKPRAASAYAVGDVKLAFLDVEAFERLLGPCMELMKRNIDDYEDQLVKIFGSKANISDIR is encoded by the exons atgtgCACATCGATGGAGACCG AACCACCAATCGGAAGGTTCCAGAATAGGAGGAAGAGTGTCTTCGCGGAAGCCTACAACCCTGAAGATGACGAGGAAGACGATGGAATTAAG ATGGTGCATCCGAAGAGCGACGAGCAGCGGCAGAGGCTCGGTGACAGCGTGAAACATATTCTCCTGTTTCGGGCTCTAGACGAG GAACAAATGGCTGACGTATTGGACGCGATGTTTGAGAAGAGCGTACAGCCTGGAGAATTTATTATCCGACAAGGTGACGATGGTGACAACTTCTACGTCATCGAGAG AGGAAAGTTCGAAGTGTACGTGAAAGATCAGCAGTCTGGGGTGGAATCCATGATACATACGTACGACAATCGTGGTGCTTTTGGTGAGCTTGCGCTCCTTTACAATATGCCGAGGGCGGCCAGTATCAAGGCCATCACGCCTGGTACACTATGGGCCATGGATAGACAAACTTTCCGGCGTATTTTATTGAAATCCGCCTACAAAAAGCGCAAGATGTACGAAGACCTTATCAACAAGGTCCCGATGCTTAAACATCTCGAG CCATATGAGCGTATGAACCTGGCGGATGCTCTAGTACCAAAACAGTATTCAGATGGCGAACAGATCATCAAACAGGGCGACACAGCTGATGGAATGTATTTTGTCGAGGACGGCGTCGTCAGGATCACCATAATAGGAGATCACGGCCGCGAAATCGAG ATTAATAGAGTTCCcgctggtgggtacttaggcgAGTTGGCGCTGGTAACACATAAACCTCGCGCTGCTTCGGCCTACGCTGTGGGCGACGTAAAGCTGGCCT TTTTGGACGTTGAAGCTTTCGAACGCTTACTTGGGCCTTGCATGGAACTTATGAAGCGTAATATCGACGATTACGAAGATCAACTAGTCAAAATCTTTGGCAGCAAAGCTAACATTTCCGATATCCGATGA